The Corvus moneduloides isolate bCorMon1 chromosome 4, bCorMon1.pri, whole genome shotgun sequence genomic interval caggaacctcatgaagttcaacaagagAAAATGTGAAGCCCCACACCTGGAGAGGGATAACCCCATGCACCGGTACAGGCTTGTGAGCTGAATGGCTGGAATGCAGTTGCATATTAGGCTCTACAAAGTTGACTGGATTGAGCAATGCATGTTTGCAGCAGTGAAGGCCAACAGCCTTCTGGGTGGCATTAACAGGATTATACACCACCAACAGATAAAACAATGTGTTTATTCCTTCTATTTAGCACTGATGATGCCACATCTGGAATGTTGGGTCCACCCCTGAGCTCTCCAGTACAATAAAGCAATGGGCATACTGGAGCAAGTCTAGCAAATTGCTACAAAGATGAATAAGGGATTATAGCCTTTGTcatatgaggagaggctgagagacCCAAAATTGTTTAGCTTGGAGGAGAGAtggctttttcctgctgtcaccACTGGGCAGCTGGGGGAAATGCATGCAGACCTGTTTTCTACAAGTTTCATCAAGCAGATACCATGCAAATGAGGTGCTGCTCTTGAAGCAATTTAAATGAACAGAGCCATACCTTCTTTCCTGGTGATGGATCTATGATCTGAGTCTAGTTTATGAAACTGATTTTTAGCAGGGTTTCTTTAGTTATCACATCAGCAGCTGTGGAATGATGAAATATCTGTATGAACATTTAGATTTCAGTCCATCTGCTGATTCTATACAAAGATTTGTGGATTCTACTCCTGGCTGAATTCAATAAATACAAActaaaatctttgttttctttttgaatctGTCCTTAGAGATTTTACACTGTCAGCCACTCCATGGCCCATTTCGTGGTGCCCCCTATATTTTCATGTACACTCTTGTATAATCCTTACATACTCTACTGCCTCATCACAAAGCCTCTACAGAAAGTGATGGATTCAGGTTTGAACTATTTCAAAATCAGAAGGAAGGTGGATTTAGGAGTTACTGCACAGAGGAATGATTTAGCTACTGGGATTCTATGTAAAAGTTGATGCCTGTTGTTGCAATGGCAAAGTCCACTTTACACCTCTCACGTTGCTTTGAAAATGGTCTCCCCCTAAACtactgtgctagaaagttctccctttacCGAGTTTCCACTGGTCACTGACTGtttcccccctcccatcccttctcccattgGCTCCTGTTATGTCACTCacccttgcctctgccccctagccctcagaccattggtTTCTGATGCTCTGCTCACCTTTGGGACCCTTTGAGTTAAAACCATGCGCGCTGTTCATTCTTGGTTCTTTGTCCCTGCTTCCTTCAAGTGTGTTGGTTTCATTAAATGCCTTAGAATCACATACAGAGAACCCCTCTCACTTCTTCATCTCTGGTTCATGCTtagactgtgtgtgtgagtggcgGTTCGCGACTACCTGCAAAAGTGAGATTGTACTCATGCGTAGGTGCTAGCAGAGTACCGCCTAAGCATCTCCACGAGGGACTGTGGAATAAACGCGGCATCGATTCACCAAAGCCCTCTTTTCATAGCCTGTACTGAAGCTATCACCCCTAAATATGACTGCTCACTGTGGGTGTATGGGCAGCCTCAGCTTTTCCAATGAACTACACCCCTGGGCAGACTTTGACTCAGGGCCACTTAATCTGTGTATCTCAAACGGCCTGAAGTAACATATAGTTGGCCATGTACCAAGGTGATACACAGCTGTTTGAGCCTGCTTAAAAGAGGTCTGGACAGAAGATAGAGTGCCTACAATATTTCAGATACCTCATTGAGTTAAACGAGTGTCCATGGATTGGTTTTTTGCAAGTGTAAAACAGTCCAAGTTTGTTTTGTGCTATCTTGTATCTTCCCTTAAGGGCTCTGTAAAATTAACAAATTAAGGCTTAGAACTTTATTTTGGTGTATGTGAGAAATATTACATATACATTACTGATTAAGAGAAGTCACTGTGAAACTGCTCATTTTTACAGACATCAGTATCTGGCACAATGAGGTCTACTGAGCACGCTCACTCTGATCCATGAGCCACTGAACACTGTTCCACTGTCAGTTTTACATCTACGTTTTTTACATCTAAGTTTTCGATGTAAAACTGACGGTGGAATAGTACAGTTTATTTCTCTATGGTTGTACattgttcttttccttcaaagGGGAATTGTATTCAAGCATTACAATATATTCAAATTCAGAAATGGTATTTGTTTCAAGGttagaaattaaatatgtatCATTTCTTACTTtacatttgcttctttttctgcgTTAGGTCTGAGAAGTTGTTGAAAAGTTTCCTGCAGCCTGAAATGACAGAGCCCTGTAAAAAGGACACCTCTATTTGACACCCAAGGAATATTGCTTAATAGGTATTAATCTGAAGAAATACATTGCACGGTAAAGTTTTTGACAGACTGCCAACCTTCTGAACGCCCAGAGagcatttaatttttgtctGATCAGAAGCACCTAATGTACATGCTACAATGGAAACTGTAAGACAAATGCAAAGTTTTGGCATCTGTGTTACCTGTATGTATCCTGTAGCATCCGGTGTGGTGTTTGCCACTCTTCTAGTTTCTTGCTGCTCATCTCTGAACATAAGAGCTCCTCCACTTGTTTCTAATTCACCTTTCCTTTCTATCTGGAATGCTCCTACAGAACTTTGTACTGAAAAGTTTGGAGTGCAGCTGgacatgaatattttttctctaattGGAAGTACACTAAAGACATCCATTGGGCAAAACATCACTCTCTTCTATGCAGACAGGCTTGGCTACTACCCTTACATAAATGAAGTCACAGGAGAGACAGTCAATGGAGGACTCCCTCAACTCTCGGTGCTGGAGAATCacttaaaaaaagccaaagaggaCATCCAGTTCTACATTCCTTCAGATGAACAGCTTGGATTGGCTGTCATTGACTGGGAACACTGGAGACCTCTGTGGATAAGGAACTGGGGATCAAAAGATATTTATAGACAGGAATCCATTGAGCTAGttctgcagagagacctcagtCTATCAGAAGCCGAAGCCAGAACTATAGCTAAAATGGAATTTGAATCTGCAGCAAaatcatttatgttggaaaCTTTGAAGCTGGGCATAGAAATGAAACCAAATCGTCTGTGGGGATATTACCTTTTTCCAGACTGTTATAACTATGATTACAAACAAAAGCCACACAATTATACAGGAACCTGTTTAGATAttgaaatagaaagaaataatgaGCTTAACTGGTTGTGGGAGAAAAGCACAGCACTTTATCCATCTATCTATCTAGAGACAGCCTTAAAATCTTCCAGAAATGCTCAACTCTTTGTTCGcaacagagttcaagaagccATTAGAACTTCCTATGTCTCGAACGCTAGTAATCCCCTTCCAGTTTTTGTATATACACGTCCAGTATTCACAGATGTCCATGAGGAATATCTCTCTGAGGTGAGTGAAGCTAGACCAGAAATAGTTCAAATTTATATGGCAAGAAATTACCAGTTGACACTTATTTAGCAAATTATACTAACTTGTATCAGAAAAAAGTGTGCAATTCTGTATAAAAAATTAATCCATCAAAGAAATTTGACCAAACAGAGCACTAAGAGGTCTATTTTCAAACCTTTCTCACTATATTTATCAAATAGTGTTTTATTCTCTGACTTCTCCTCATATGTAACAAAATATTACAAAGCTAGAAAACATAATTAGCACAGTTAGttagaggaaagaaatatgAGTAAAGTCTTCCAAAGAGAATTAGTAATGCTGGGCTTCCCTAATGCCTGCTTTTtaggttattaaaaaaaaaaaaaaaaaatacaataaaaccgagtctttctttccttaaaaagtGTTTAAAGCTAGTGAAAAAATTCTGGCCTTAGTTGTACTCAAGTAGCttttaaaatggtatttcaGCATGTCATGGGTTAGTTAAGGTTAGGCTCTGATTAAAATCTAATCATCTTATTGCAGTTCTGGCtatatttttcccttcacaTTTTTATAGACACCCACCCTATCAGAGATACCACCAATTTGGGGAATCTCTTCTTGGTGTTCCAGCCTATAAGGAAGGGGAAGTTAGAGGCTGTGGTCCTGGTGATGGCATTGTATCTGGTGCTCTCCCATATTCTGGATAGAGCATTAGCAAGTGTTGTCCCTGTGGATACTTTCAGGGAGCAAGGGGTGCTGTAAGAGGCCCTGCTGggataataattaaaaatttaaatcctATAAtctttacattaattttttttttgtgttgtgccCTAAAATAAGTtgctttttcattgtttttttcattatcataGTCCTCTCCCATCCCAGATAGGCCTTAACATTTTGCTAGGACTGGGCTAATAGCTGTCCCTAAAAGGAGAATTGAACAGAAACAAATTTCCCAGAGAAACCTGTAAAAGACCAGAGACATTCTCTGAAAAAGAGAGATTCTTATTGTTGAAAGCTCTTTCTGTTGCTACTTTTCTGTTTTAGCACTTTCTAGTAGaagaaattaagtttaaaaaaaaaccaaacaaaaagctgtGCTTCCCAGCATCTTTATCCCACAGCATTACTGAAACCAGTTGCTACCAACTCTGAGCAGCCAGGAGGCAATGCAGCAAAATAAGCCTTAACATAGTTGGAGAAGTGTATGTCATATGCCTAACCACTGGTTCGGCTTTACAGCCTTGTTTTTCTAACCTGATGACATACATAAATTGGATATTGTTGGCAACATTTGCTGGCATCACCTGTACAATCCAATCCCAGGATCAAATTGTGCAATTGAGAGCACGACATTTGCATCGTGTATTATTGCTTGCTGTCTTCAAAGTAGTTATTTCGACTATGTCATTTACTATATGTATTTTATCGTTTGCCCTTATGTTATAGGTTACTTACATTTGTATGATTCTTTGCACATTTTCCCTCAGGATGACTTGGTAAATACCATTGGAGAATCTGCTGCACTGGGTGCTTCTGGAATTGTGATCTGGGGTGATATGAATTTAACACAAAATAAGGTATGCCAGATCAATTATTTGACGacatttttaaggagaaataaaGTTCAAAGGATGTAAAGCATTATGATCACTTATATCGtatcttctgcttttcaaatgaTGAGTCCATATTGCCAGCAGTACCTTTTAGTCAAAACCCAAGCACACCTGAGGCTTATGAAGGTCATCATTGACTACACAGAACAAGACATCAGTCTTTCAAAGTATCAGTACTGTTGGCTCTGGGTAACAGGACAAGCTACTATGATAACCATATGCAAATTGGCACTTGTTTAACTAATATAAGAATTCCTATATCTTCATTTCATTCCAGTCATGAGGTAAAGACAAATTTACTTGGGCTTGCccagaacaatttttaaaagacccttctgctttttgaaatgGTGCACTTGGCAATAGTATTTCAAGCACTAGGAGGAGTCAGTCTGTTAAAGTTCAGCCCTAGCCTGTTCTGTGTGTTGTAAGTACTACTTTGATTAATTTCATTGTATGAAACACCTgagtcagaagaaaaaatatctaaTTTGTTTTAGGAAGGGGAAATACATAGTTTGAGAAAACAGTTACAAGGATGTTCTCATAATTCTTTCCAGGTAGTTCATTTATAACCAGGCAAGTTAGATATAACAAACCATTGTATGGGAAGACTCGTGTGAAGTCTTCTGAGTGCAAAGAACTGAAATGCTTCATCACTGCCAGACCTCCTGTTACAGAAAGCATGGCCAAATACACCTCCACAGCTCTGTAAGGTTGTTATTCTCCAAAGCATCCCACTTTGACTTTTTTGTATGCACCTCCCTTTGATAAAGGGTATCAGTTGCACCTGGAACTTTTCTGCCCATTATCTCAATATCAGAACATACATGAGCAGCAACTTTTATTGTCTGAATTTTGAGATTcctgtgagaaaaaaagaactctCCACAGCCCAGTCAGACTATGTATTTGTGCACTAATCGCACCTGATATTTACAGCTTTCACAGTCACTAGCCTTTCAGCAATGAAATATTACTGTAAGCCTCACTTCTGCATCAATCAAAATttcttggaatatttttatataacctaaaaaaaccccaaaaacctaCATATATCTCAGATTCACCAAAGTGATCTCCATGGGTATAAATATTAGGTTTATCTACATGTGGTATTGAGCAAATGCCCATAATGTCAAAAACAGAGAGAgttcccaaaccattctgtgccAAGAATGCACAGAGTATATGCGAATTTCATGATCAGTTAGAATAATCAATTATCTTAGCATACCTTCAATTTGACCATCTGACCACAATTCTTTTCATTCAAAAATGCCATGAAAGCTCCCTACCCTGTAGCCAAGCTATTCAGGTCAGGGGAAAGCTGAAAAGTCTCACAGAGATTACTTGttagaaaaagtatttgtttaGGCTGAAGAAGTgagtttttttcccaagatCTATTCAAACTATTTAAGACTTAAAAAGGAACTTCAATCCTTCATGAAACTTCTTTAAATGCATCTGATTCAAAAAGCTACATGAAATACAGAGATAAAATGAAAGCTTAAAGACAACTGCTTTCTGATCTAAGTGCTTTTTGTAACATCTCCAGCAACTAAACCACATAAATTTGCTGTGATCCTTGAATTTTACAGCTTCTCTGATACACTTGCTTCCAACAAGTTATAGCTATTATCAAATCCTCAGGGgatatttataaatatacacTGTGGTACTGTTACTAGAATGACAGTATTTTAGTGGTTTCCATACTAAACTCTGTAGGTATAATGTTCTTTTCACAGAACACCTGTAGAACTCTGGACAACTACCTTAGAAGGACTTTGACCCCATACCTCATCAACGTCACAATGGCAGCCAGAATATGTAGCCAAGTGCTATGCCAAGACTCTGGTGCTTGTGCACGGAAAAAAACGGAATTCCAGTGACTATCTTCACTTGAACCCTGAGAATATTGCAATTCAAATGACAAAGGATGGAAAATACACTTTACAAGGGCAACCATCATATCAGGATCTGCAAACATTTGTAGAAAAATTTGATTGCCATTGTTatgcagggcacagctgtgaACCTAGAGCTGATATAAATGACATCCATTACCTCCATGTTTGCATTTCAGAAGATATTTGCATTCAGATATCCACAAATTCACTTTCTTATATAGAAGCCTATGCAGAAAAGATCCTGCCTAACAgatctgcattttcatttacCTCTGAGAGTAAGGTGACAATATCTACACATCCTGAAATAGAAGATTTCCAATCTACCTCTGGAAATAATATACTTAATATAACAACTGCAGAATATAACACTGTTACAGCTGCCAGTAGCtatgatttaaaagaaaatgatacTCGTACTTCCAGTAGTTCTTCATCTTATAAGATAAGGATGTTTGATCTGTTTCacttaattctgcttttgagaACCTTAATATGAATGACCCATGAAAGTGAGAATATTCTTTTCCCTGACTATATTTGAAATTCTAAAGgttttatttacaaaacaaacaaacaaaataattcctgAAAGGCTTATGGTCTTATCTGTTATCAGGTAACCTTTTCTAATCCATAGCTGCCACTTCAGCTTGAATGTATTTCTTCAGTTTAGTTCTATAAAACTACTATTTGTACCAAAGATATATTGGTCTATATGTACTGACGATACCATATGAGATGATAATCCAGAATAAGAAACATCTTTTACAGTGTACATTTTTAACCGCtatatttggaaaaaagtaattgttgACAATGCTGTTTTGTGTACTTCAAGCTAAGACagttaaatatataaaataagtTGATAGGTTTGATGCTCTATgcaagaattaatttcattccCTATGAATggaattatttcttaaaaatatttgtcttaaCTATAGATCTGTGGGACTTTGCAGCATAAAATTTATCTGATTAATGTAATGTTCCTCCACTTTTCACAAAACCTTTAGGGATCCTgtagtttttcttttagttaaatatatttgtaaCTCTTCAAAAGGTTCTAATTTTAGTGGAAACATTGACTTTGAATATTACAGcttcattatttaaaatttgagCTGTAGCAGTTTATCCTTTCTTCTCACAAACCTTCTCCCTTATTGCAGATGTCCCTTTCTCGGTTTCCAGTTGTTTTATCTTGCCAGTACTCACaactcctctgctctgcctgtgcattCCCTGCCAGCACTGGTCACCAGTCCTAGTTTCTCCATCCAGCCATCCCTAGGGACTGGATAGGGCTGTAACCATTTGGAGAAAAGTCTGTGCATGGGACTTTGTGCCTTATTATTTCCTGAGGTGTCTCTTTGGTGGAAACCAGTTTGCTCCTTAGGAAAACCCAGCAGTGGAGGCAGAAAGATAAGCATCACCAGGGACCTGAGCCTCCCTTTATTCACTTCCCATGGTCCTCAATCTCAGGACCACCTTTTTGATTCAGTTTGCTGACAGAACTGAAAGTATTTGCTTAATACTATTCCATTGCCAAAAGCAGTGTTACACTAGCAGAGATACCTCAGAAGAAAACTACTCCCAGTATCATATCAGGAGTCTAGTTATGATTAACATATAGTCAGTTTAagcatttaaaagcaattaaCTTCAGTTTATTTGATAAAATAACCTTTTCAAATTATTATGTCAGATGCTTAATAGACAGTTGGCCTTTTGATGGGTGAAGAGTGGCTGCTGGCATGGATACATTAAAAATCTCCCTAGAGCTAGGCATGATCTGCATAAATAATTCACCACCTCCCACAGATACAGCCTGCCTCACTAATGAAAATAACCAGAATTTCAATATAGTGGCCATTTACTTATAAAAAGTTCATTCCTTAATCTAGCAGAAAACATATATTATATccattttctttgaattttcaGGTTGTTGGTCATAacagagatgcagaaaaataGATGAAGCCTTTAGACTTAACATggagaaataatgttttatgGCTTTTGGACAGCAAGTTACAAAGAGGAAGTGACAATTTGCTCATCCCACTTACAGTGATAAGTCCACGAGTCAAAGCTATTTCAGCCATTAATGTTCCAAGTGGAATcatgaataaaaaatatatatttagcaGATTGTTCAGCACAAAAGAATCCATCTGGTTTTGATCACCTGTgtaaaaacatgcttttttcactgcagctttGATACTGGTTATTTCATCTTGGGTAAAGAAAAGGCATGTGCCTGTGCCTGAACTCCCTTCGCACTGCATTTGTGGTAACTATCAAAGGGTTTCTGAAAACTGGAAACATCACTGGTAATGCCTTAGCAAAACTTGTATGACTTATatgaaattctatttttttttcacaatgtTTTAACATGGCTAAGCTGAAAGATGCTGGATCTGTAGCACTTTGTGGTAAGACAGCTTGCAAGTTCACAAAATCTACAAGTCTTGCCATGAATACTTTTGACTATCAGCCTGGTAATAGCAAGCAGAACATTTGTGATGGTTCAAGCAGAAAATCACCAAAAAAGGAGGAATGAGAAGTTAAAATCACAGAAGAGTTGAAACAGAGCACCCAGGACCTCCCAATGGATGCAGAGGAAGTGAACTGCAGAAGTGAAAGTGAAGCAGCGGGGAATGTGGACAGACCAGTCTCTTCCcattcagtatttttatctttctggtACTTAATATGGACAGCCTTTTCCCAAGGCTCACTGTAAAGATAAAGGAACACGCTAACTGATATGTTAGACCTGTTCATCTGATcccatctctttttctcttgagaCCAGCCAGGAccagaaaagtaaaagaaagacGAGAGGAAAGCAGTCTATTGCAATAAACTGTGCCTTCCTAAGCTGCATGTGTAGGTTGATATCTACCTTGTGCTCTGATGCACAATGCTTTGCCAACCATCTTTCAAATGTTCATTCAGGATTATGTTACCTACATGTATCTGCAATTCATGCTTTAAATCCTACAGACCTCAGGATTTAAGTCTATGTGttaaattacagtattttccaaatatattatttttctctgtattatATTTGTCTTACCTATATTCTATGATAAACAGTCACCATGGAGTCAATGCGTCTccatggagaaaaaggaaaaaagaaggaaaggggtGCTATGCCTTGCATTGCTGGTGACTATCTTATACTCAAAGCCAAACTTATGTTCTCCTAAATTGGAGAGGGCCAGGCTGGCCCCCACCTAGTGTGGCCGAAATTCATCTGAGGCCGCTGCCCGGCAGAGATTAGGTGACCAACAGTGAgaagcgaattccagctgcaaggcccaggtgagattaactctcttagtgctgtaagattctccagaacagatgaagcctgcagacatcaatcctctcccaagtcaaaggaaagggaaaggtgaaggcacgtgaagaagacaccataaagacaccacTGGcacaaagtcagtgaagaaggaagagctgaaatcccaagagaggagaaagaggagatgcttcaaacctagaagctgaaattctgttgtaaagctatggtgatgaactatgatacatcagagtacctgttgtaatttcatgaaagcatgggggggtggagcgttcaaaccACAGCCATGAacaaaagtacctgtgctgaaataagcaaatgttgaagtagctgtgatctggtgagaagcttgaacagagagagatgaaagtgatgaagacccttgctcccagggaagaagaagacctctgttcctagagatgaagatgatccCAGAGACAGGCGAAGAGAAccttttgcttctgaacagctcatccttaaaatggtatcccattagctcaagattggaccctcaaaagcagttttggggaaagctgtaaatcgagggaagggacttccacatgtgagcagagaaccaatGCAGGCGGCTGTCTCGCTGTGACtttgaagccatgagagaactgtttcttgtggagatgtctccatagc includes:
- the SPAM1 gene encoding LOW QUALITY PROTEIN: hyaluronidase PH-20 (The sequence of the model RefSeq protein was modified relative to this genomic sequence to represent the inferred CDS: deleted 1 base in 1 codon); the protein is METVRQMQSFGICVTCMYPVASGVVFATLLVSCCSSLNIRAPPLVSNSPFLSIWNAPTELCTEKFGVQLDMNIFSLIGSTLKTSIGQNITLFYADRLGYYPYINEVTGETVNGGLPQLSVLENHLKKAKEDIQFYIPSDEQLGLAVIDWEHWRPLWIRNWGSKDIYRQESIELVLQRDLSLSEAEARTIAKMEFESAAKSFMLETLKLGIEMKPNRLWGYYLFPDCYNYDYKQKPHNYTGTCLDIEIERNNELNWLWEKSTALYPSIYLETALKSSRNAQLFVRNRVQEAIRTSYVSNASNPLPVFVYTRPVFTDVHEEYLSEDDLVNTIGESAALGASGIVIWGDMNLTQNKNTCRTLDNYLRRTLTPYLINVTMAARICSQVLCQDSGACARKKTNSSDYLHLNPENIAIQMTKDGKYTLQGQPSYQDLQTFVEKFDCHCYAGHSCEPRADINDIHYLHVCISEDICIQISTNSLSYIEAYAEKILPNRSAFSFTSESKVTISTHPEIEDFQSTSGNNILNITTAEYNTVTAASSYDLKENDTRTSSSSSSYKIRMFDLFHLILLLRTLI